Proteins from a single region of Lentimicrobium saccharophilum:
- a CDS encoding AbgT family transporter — translation MTTNSRTSLFSRFLNIVEKGGNALPNPATLFALFAIAVLIFSWIGQLLGWQASHPATGEIIQVHNLLSNEGFRRIVLEMVENYTGFAPLGIVMVALLGIGIAESSGLVGAVIRLLVLKSPKKMLTFVLVFSGIVSNVASDLGYVLLIPMAGVIFHSVGRHPVAGMAAAFAGVSGGFSANLFIGTIDPLLAGLSTEAARILDAEYYVLPTANYYFMVASTLLISLLGTWVTERIVEPRLGKYTGDVIPESMEKLNPRERKALRWVMVTSVAWVLLFAIGLLPDQGFLRGTDNTILHSPLIKGFIAFLFFMAASLGIVYGAVTGKFKNDTDVVKGMADSFKTLSAFLVLVFFAAQFVAYFKWSNLGLVIAVKGAAFLHQADLGLIPLIILFVMLSGFINLFMGSASAKWAIMGPVFIPMFMLLGYSPELSQAIFRVGDSVTNIISPMMSFFALIIIYFEKYQKNSGLGTLISTMLPYTIVFTIFWTALLVGWVMLDLPLGPEAPTLYIR, via the coding sequence ATGACGACCAACTCCAGAACTTCTTTGTTTTCGCGATTCCTTAACATTGTTGAAAAAGGGGGAAACGCCCTGCCCAACCCGGCAACACTTTTTGCGTTGTTTGCCATTGCCGTGCTGATTTTTTCCTGGATAGGTCAGCTTTTGGGCTGGCAGGCATCGCATCCTGCAACCGGGGAAATCATACAGGTACACAACCTCCTTTCGAACGAAGGATTCAGGAGAATTGTGCTTGAGATGGTTGAAAATTATACCGGATTTGCCCCGCTTGGGATTGTCATGGTTGCATTGCTGGGAATCGGCATTGCGGAAAGCAGTGGTCTTGTTGGGGCGGTCATCAGGCTGCTGGTGCTCAAATCGCCGAAGAAAATGCTCACGTTTGTGCTTGTTTTTTCCGGAATTGTATCCAATGTAGCCAGTGATCTGGGATATGTGCTGCTGATTCCTATGGCAGGCGTGATATTTCATTCTGTAGGGCGGCACCCTGTGGCAGGCATGGCTGCCGCATTTGCCGGTGTTTCGGGCGGCTTCAGCGCCAACCTTTTCATAGGTACCATCGACCCTTTGCTTGCGGGGCTTTCAACCGAAGCCGCCCGGATACTCGATGCAGAATACTATGTGCTGCCGACAGCCAACTATTATTTCATGGTGGCGTCAACCCTGCTGATTTCGTTGCTGGGTACCTGGGTTACAGAAAGAATTGTAGAGCCCCGGTTGGGAAAATATACTGGTGATGTTATACCGGAATCAATGGAAAAGCTTAATCCCCGTGAGCGTAAGGCTCTGCGCTGGGTGATGGTTACATCAGTTGCATGGGTGCTGCTTTTTGCTATTGGACTGTTGCCTGATCAGGGTTTTTTAAGGGGTACTGACAATACCATCCTGCATTCGCCGCTGATCAAAGGGTTCATTGCCTTTCTTTTCTTTATGGCTGCCAGTCTTGGTATCGTTTATGGGGCTGTAACCGGTAAATTTAAGAATGATACAGATGTTGTTAAAGGGATGGCCGACAGTTTTAAAACCCTTTCAGCCTTCCTGGTGCTGGTGTTTTTTGCAGCCCAGTTTGTTGCCTATTTCAAATGGAGCAACCTCGGGCTTGTGATTGCCGTGAAAGGAGCTGCGTTTCTGCATCAGGCCGATCTTGGGCTTATACCTCTGATAATCCTTTTTGTGATGCTGTCTGGATTTATCAACCTGTTTATGGGCAGCGCTTCCGCCAAATGGGCCATTATGGGGCCTGTTTTCATTCCCATGTTCATGCTGCTCGGGTATTCGCCCGAACTTTCACAGGCCATCTTCAGGGTAGGGGATTCCGTTACCAACATCATTTCTCCCATGATGAGCTTTTTTGCGTTGATCATCATTTACTTCGAAAAGTATCAGAAAAACTCCGGACTGGGAACCCTGATCTCAACCATGTTGCCCTATACCATCGTGTTCACCATTTTCTGGACCGCCCTGCTGGTCGGCTGGGTAATGCTCGACCTGCCCCTGGGCCCCGAAGC
- a CDS encoding NHL repeat-containing protein, giving the protein MKRTTLLLAIALSISYCPAQIPGSLDFSFGNWGKSLTDLDSRRNSGEVIEIAPDGGLIICGTNGYANEPNDCLLIKLTSGGEPDISFGNQGAVSFGFGGENSQCFDLEILTDGRILVAGVCWDGGNQNIGLAKFTAAGQPDPTFGYGGTLMVNLGKNEYASSIMKLSNNKFVITGPISGPGEREDLFIMRFLSNGSTDTGFGTNGYNVADLNNDSYDIPRGIVLHNNKYLISACAFNQSYDAIVLIRYNTDGTPDPTFGVGGKSVIDGLNIMDMIIERATQLAIDQQNRIIVAGRFLGIAGTDGMLLRFLSNGYPDNSFGESGLKVYAIDEDNAFMAVGIQDDGKILAAGYSWDGNDLNTFLLRALEDGTPDPGFHMGQGYAIHELSAGGYMHDMANSMVLPSATKVLLAGYADTQNNHADVAVSKYHLGIVTGINEQLHSKEISISADPSDSRILLIHGLPHNMTFQAGLYNISGQTVFSQPLQSDQANEVRLQLPSACRPGIYLLSVGNDKFSGFGKIAIL; this is encoded by the coding sequence ATGAAACGCACCACCCTCCTGCTTGCCATTGCCCTTTCAATCAGTTATTGCCCGGCACAGATACCCGGCTCGCTCGATTTTTCGTTTGGAAATTGGGGAAAAAGCCTGACAGACCTTGATTCGAGACGCAATTCCGGCGAAGTAATTGAAATTGCACCTGACGGCGGCCTGATAATTTGCGGAACAAATGGTTATGCCAATGAACCCAACGATTGCTTGCTGATCAAGTTGACATCAGGTGGCGAGCCAGATATATCCTTTGGAAACCAGGGAGCTGTTTCATTTGGTTTTGGAGGTGAAAACAGCCAGTGTTTCGATCTGGAAATTCTTACGGATGGAAGAATCCTTGTGGCCGGCGTATGTTGGGACGGGGGAAATCAGAACATCGGGCTGGCAAAATTTACCGCTGCCGGTCAACCCGATCCGACTTTTGGATATGGAGGCACACTGATGGTTAACCTCGGAAAAAATGAATATGCTTCCTCAATAATGAAATTATCAAACAACAAATTTGTCATAACAGGTCCGATCAGTGGCCCCGGTGAACGAGAGGACCTCTTTATCATGCGGTTTCTGTCGAATGGCTCCACGGATACCGGTTTTGGCACCAATGGCTATAACGTGGCAGATCTCAATAACGACTCATACGACATACCGCGCGGCATTGTACTGCACAACAACAAGTACCTGATCAGTGCATGTGCTTTCAACCAATCTTACGATGCCATTGTACTCATCAGGTACAATACCGATGGCACACCAGACCCCACTTTCGGGGTTGGAGGAAAATCAGTTATAGATGGTTTGAATATTATGGATATGATTATTGAAAGGGCAACCCAGCTTGCCATCGATCAGCAAAACCGGATTATTGTGGCAGGCCGTTTCCTGGGCATTGCCGGTACCGATGGTATGCTGCTGCGCTTCCTGTCCAATGGGTATCCTGATAATAGTTTCGGAGAATCAGGCTTAAAGGTATATGCAATAGATGAAGACAATGCATTTATGGCTGTCGGCATTCAGGATGACGGTAAAATCCTGGCTGCCGGATACAGCTGGGACGGAAATGATCTCAATACTTTTCTGCTCCGTGCACTTGAAGACGGAACACCTGACCCCGGGTTTCACATGGGCCAGGGCTACGCAATCCATGAATTGAGCGCAGGAGGGTATATGCATGATATGGCCAACAGTATGGTACTGCCATCCGCCACCAAAGTATTACTGGCCGGTTATGCCGATACCCAAAATAATCATGCCGATGTTGCCGTTTCAAAATACCATCTCGGCATCGTGACAGGAATCAATGAACAACTCCATTCCAAAGAAATTTCGATTTCAGCCGATCCGTCAGATTCCCGCATACTGCTGATTCATGGACTACCTCACAACATGACCTTTCAGGCCGGACTTTATAATATCAGCGGGCAGACTGTTTTTTCGCAACCGCTGCAGTCGGATCAGGCAAATGAGGTCCGTTTGCAGTTACCTTCAGCTTGCCGGCCGGGCATCTACCTGCTGTCAGTCGGGAACGATAAGTTTTCCGGATTTGGTAAGATTGCTATTTTATAA